One window of Camelina sativa cultivar DH55 chromosome 4, Cs, whole genome shotgun sequence genomic DNA carries:
- the LOC104782352 gene encoding uncharacterized protein LOC104782352 isoform X2 codes for MQSSTPLGSTAVSPVSIKHNNSYGRIVSSSGVSLNRRRRHSSSLFLLSPSVSISHPPSKIKSGGVCNASQIVDLFPAVSPEIVVREARLEDCWEVAETHCSSFFPGYSFPLDVVLRVDRLMAMVMGFSVPPGCRRTCLVAVIGSSADEAICFGSEDFKIGAFDAKISLNKGYVAGILTVDTVADYLPRKGPLRQRSQDGDRLHIKCGCSREFPAQRNSQETCMESRGFSQELGM; via the exons ATGCAGAGCAGCACACCGTTGGGGTCGACGGCGGTTTCACCAGTTTCAATCAAACACAACAACTCTTATGGCCGCATCGTTTCCTCTTCAGGAGTCTCTCTCAATCGTAGGAGACGCCACTCttcgtctctctttctcctctcgcCTAGTGTTTCTATTTCTCATCCTCCTTCCAAAATCAAATCAG gaGGAGTGTGCAATGCAAGTCAAATTGTTGATCTTTTTCCAGCGGTTTCACCTGAAATCGTTGTCCGGGAAGCAAGATTGGAAGACTGTTGGGAAGTGGCAGAGACTCACTGCAGTAGCTTCTTCCCTGGATATTCGTTCCCGCTCGATGTTGTTCTTAGAGTAGATAGGTTAATGGCTATGGTAATGGGATTTTCTGTTCCACCAGGGTGCCGGAGGACTTGTTTAGTTGCTGTGATAGGTAGTTCCGCAGATGAAGCCATCTGCTTTGGAAGTGAAGATTTCAAAATTGGAGCTTTTGATGCAAAGATCAGCTTAAACAAAGGTTATGTTGCTGGAATCTTGACTGTGGATACTGTGGCAGATTACCTTCCAAGGAAAGGACCTCTCCGCCAGAGAAG TCAGGACGGGGATCGCTTACATATCAAATGTGGCTGTTCGAGAGAATTTCCGGCGCAAAGGAATAGCCAAGAGACTTGTATGGAAAGCAGAGGCTTTAGCCAAGAACTGGGGATGTAG
- the LOC104782348 gene encoding O-acyltransferase WSD1-like isoform X2 → MIKKSTMEIGKGMAREEQETTAMEPLSPVSRLFVSPSLYCFIIFTLGFQTRCNQSSIVEGVKNTWIKLPRFSSKVEIKKNGKAFWIPVSVRIEDHVIVPDIDYSNIENPDQFIEDYTSNIADTPMDMSRPLWELHLLNIKTSNAESLAIGKFHHSLGDGMSLMSLLLASSRKTSDPEAFPTTAATKKHVDSNIKVWWLVGRFWFMLRVIFITVIEMFKYLLTLCFMRDTKTPLMGKTGDRIRSSKVIHRIISFDDVKLVKNTMEMKVNDVLLGMTQAGLSRYLKKKSVFINLRADTKIEELANMMAKDSKCRWGNFVGFVMFPLWIRSEADSLEYVRRAKSIMDIKKLSMEPLLCYGLIKFTMKIFGEQAAETLSKRIFDHTTLSFSNVLGPDEEISFFDHPMSYVAASAIGGPQALIIHYVSYVNKIVINLAVDTTVIPDPHLLCDDLVESLDIIKLAAMKKGVHKMEV, encoded by the exons ATGATCAAAAAATCTACTATGGAAATAGGAAAAGGCATGGCGAGAGAGGAGCAAGAGACAACAGCAATGGAGCCGCTTAGCCCGGTTTCACGGTTGTTTGTTTCGCCTAGTCTCTATTGCTTCATTATTTTCACTTTAGGGTTTCAAACTAGATGCAACCAATCCTCCATTGTTGAAGGTGTCAAGAACACATGGATCAAGCTCCCTCGCTTCTCTAGCAAAGTG GAGataaagaaaaatggaaaagcGTTTTGGATCCCTGTTAGTGTTCGAATAGAAGATCATGTTATTGTTCCAGATATTGATTATTCCAACATTGAAAATCCTGATCAGTTTATAGAAGACTATACTTCGAACATAGCTGATACTCCAATGGACATGTCCCGACCTTTATGGGAACTTCATTTACTTAATATAAAGACCTCAAATGCAGAATCTTTGGCTATAGGAAAATTTCATCATTCACTTGGCGATGGGATGTCTCTTATGTCTCTTTTATTAGCTAGTTCACGAAAAACGTCAGACCCTGAGGCTTTTCCTACTACCGCTGCTACCAAAAAACATGTTGATTCCAATATCAAGGTTTGGTGGTTGGTGGGAAGATTTTGGTTCATGCTAAGAGTCATTTTCATAACTGTTATTGAAATGTTCAAATACTTGCTTACACTATGTTTTATGCGGGATACTAAAACTCCTCTCATGGGTAAAACGGGAGATAGAATTCGATCTAGTAAGGTTATCCATCGGATAATAAGTTTTGATGATGTCAAGTTGGTGAAGAACACAATGGAAATG AAAGTAAATGATGTTCTTCTTGGAATGACACAGGCAGGTCTCTCAagatatttgaagaaaaaatctG TATTCATAAATTTAAGAGCAGACACAAAAATCGAG GAACTTGCTAATATGATGGCAAAAGATTCAAAGTGTAGATGGGGAAACTTCGTAGGCTTTGTTATGTTTCCGTTGTGGATAAGATCTGAAGCTGATTCGTTGGAATACGTCCGACGAGCCAAATCTATAATggatattaaaaaactttccaTGGAACCACTTCTTTGCTATGGACTAATCAAATTTACCATGAAAATATTTGGGGAGCAG GCAGCGGAAACTCTTAGTAAGAGGATATTTGATCATACAACATTGTCATTTTCAAATGTGTTGGGGCCAGACgaagaaataagtttttttgaCCATCCTATGTCTTACGTCGCAGCAAGCGCAATAGGTGGACCACAA GCTCTTATTATCCATTATGTAAGTTACGTAAACAAGATTGTCATCAATCTAGCTGTAGATACAACAGTTATTCCAGACCCTCATCTACTATGTGATGATTTGGTAGAATCCCTCGATATCATCAAACTTGCTGCCATGAAGAAAGGAGTTCATAAAATGGAGGTTTGA
- the LOC104782348 gene encoding O-acyltransferase WSD1-like isoform X1, giving the protein MIKKSTMEIGKGMAREEQETTAMEPLSPVSRLFVSPSLYCFIIFTLGFQTRCNQSSIVEGVKNTWIKLPRFSSKVEIKKNGKAFWIPVSVRIEDHVIVPDIDYSNIENPDQFIEDYTSNIADTPMDMSRPLWELHLLNIKTSNAESLAIGKFHHSLGDGMSLMSLLLASSRKTSDPEAFPTTAATKKHVDSNIKVWWLVGRFWFMLRVIFITVIEMFKYLLTLCFMRDTKTPLMGKTGDRIRSSKVIHRIISFDDVKLVKNTMEMKVNDVLLGMTQAGLSRYLKKKSDIVAEKKSILENIRLRGTVFINLRADTKIEELANMMAKDSKCRWGNFVGFVMFPLWIRSEADSLEYVRRAKSIMDIKKLSMEPLLCYGLIKFTMKIFGEQAAETLSKRIFDHTTLSFSNVLGPDEEISFFDHPMSYVAASAIGGPQALIIHYVSYVNKIVINLAVDTTVIPDPHLLCDDLVESLDIIKLAAMKKGVHKMEV; this is encoded by the exons ATGATCAAAAAATCTACTATGGAAATAGGAAAAGGCATGGCGAGAGAGGAGCAAGAGACAACAGCAATGGAGCCGCTTAGCCCGGTTTCACGGTTGTTTGTTTCGCCTAGTCTCTATTGCTTCATTATTTTCACTTTAGGGTTTCAAACTAGATGCAACCAATCCTCCATTGTTGAAGGTGTCAAGAACACATGGATCAAGCTCCCTCGCTTCTCTAGCAAAGTG GAGataaagaaaaatggaaaagcGTTTTGGATCCCTGTTAGTGTTCGAATAGAAGATCATGTTATTGTTCCAGATATTGATTATTCCAACATTGAAAATCCTGATCAGTTTATAGAAGACTATACTTCGAACATAGCTGATACTCCAATGGACATGTCCCGACCTTTATGGGAACTTCATTTACTTAATATAAAGACCTCAAATGCAGAATCTTTGGCTATAGGAAAATTTCATCATTCACTTGGCGATGGGATGTCTCTTATGTCTCTTTTATTAGCTAGTTCACGAAAAACGTCAGACCCTGAGGCTTTTCCTACTACCGCTGCTACCAAAAAACATGTTGATTCCAATATCAAGGTTTGGTGGTTGGTGGGAAGATTTTGGTTCATGCTAAGAGTCATTTTCATAACTGTTATTGAAATGTTCAAATACTTGCTTACACTATGTTTTATGCGGGATACTAAAACTCCTCTCATGGGTAAAACGGGAGATAGAATTCGATCTAGTAAGGTTATCCATCGGATAATAAGTTTTGATGATGTCAAGTTGGTGAAGAACACAATGGAAATG AAAGTAAATGATGTTCTTCTTGGAATGACACAGGCAGGTCTCTCAagatatttgaagaaaaaatctG ATATAGTGGCCGAAAAGAAAAGTATCTTAGAAAATATCCGTCTTCGTGGTACAGTATTCATAAATTTAAGAGCAGACACAAAAATCGAG GAACTTGCTAATATGATGGCAAAAGATTCAAAGTGTAGATGGGGAAACTTCGTAGGCTTTGTTATGTTTCCGTTGTGGATAAGATCTGAAGCTGATTCGTTGGAATACGTCCGACGAGCCAAATCTATAATggatattaaaaaactttccaTGGAACCACTTCTTTGCTATGGACTAATCAAATTTACCATGAAAATATTTGGGGAGCAG GCAGCGGAAACTCTTAGTAAGAGGATATTTGATCATACAACATTGTCATTTTCAAATGTGTTGGGGCCAGACgaagaaataagtttttttgaCCATCCTATGTCTTACGTCGCAGCAAGCGCAATAGGTGGACCACAA GCTCTTATTATCCATTATGTAAGTTACGTAAACAAGATTGTCATCAATCTAGCTGTAGATACAACAGTTATTCCAGACCCTCATCTACTATGTGATGATTTGGTAGAATCCCTCGATATCATCAAACTTGCTGCCATGAAGAAAGGAGTTCATAAAATGGAGGTTTGA
- the LOC104782351 gene encoding O-acyltransferase WSD1-like encodes MSMKMEKDTAREDQETTSAVEPLSPISQLFVSPTLYCIIIFTLGFQTRCNPSSIVEGIKRTWIKFPRFSCKLEMKKKGKAVWVPATYRVEDHVIVPDIDYSNIENPDQFIEDYTSNLANTPMDISKPLWEFHILNIKTSNAESLCIGKLHHSLGDGMSLMSLLLAISRKTSNPEALPTTAATRKHVDSNDKDWWLVRRFWFMIRVIFTTVVELFKYILTLCFMRDSLTPLTGKTRDKILSRKIIQRFISLDDVKMVKNTMEMKINDVLLGMTQAGLSRYLSRKYDEDMVVEKKKLLEKIRLRGTVIVNLRETAKIEDLATMMAKGSKSRWGNFVGLVMFPIWVRSEDDPLEYIRRAKSTMDVKKLSLESLLCYQGIKLAMKMFGEKVVETLVRRIFDHTTLAFSNVVGPDEETSFFGHPMSYVTASALGGSQALIIHFVSYVDKIIINLAVDTTVIPDPHILCDDLVEALNVIKHAALEKGDRKMEV; translated from the exons ATGTcaatgaaaatggaaaaagatACGGCGAGAGAAGACCAAGAGACAACATCAGCCGTGGAGCCACTTAGCCCGATTTCACAGTTGTTCGTATCGCCGACTCTCTACTGCATCATTATATTTACTCTAGGGTTTCAAACTAGATGCAACCCATCTTCCATTGTTGAAGGTATCAAGCGCACATGGATCAAGTTCCCTCGTTTCTCTTGCAAATtg gagatgaagaaaaaaggaaaagcggTTTGGGTTCCTGCTACGTATCGAGTAGAAGATCATGTTATTGTTCCAGATATTGATTATTCAAATATTGAAAATCCTGATCAATTTATTGAAGACTATACTTCGAACCTAGCAAATACTCCAATGGACATTTCCAAACCTTTATGGGAatttcatatactaaatataaaGACATCAAATGCAGAATCTTTGTGTATAGGAAAACTGCATCATTCACTCGGCGATGGGATGTCTCTTATGTCTCTTCTGCTTGCTATTTCACGAAAAACATCAAACCCGGAGGCTCTTCCTACAACCGCTGCTACTAGAAAACATGTTGATTCCAACGACAAGGATTGGTGGTTGGTTAGgagattttggtttatgataAGAGTCATTTTCACAACTGTTGTTGAATTGTTCAAGTATATTCTTACACTATGTTTTATGCGGGATAGTCTAACCCCTCTCACGGGTAAAACGAGAGATAAAATTCTATCTAGAAAGATTATCCAGAGGTTTATAAGCCTTGATGATGTCAAGATGGTGAAGAACACAATGGAAATG AAAATCAATGATGTTCTACTTGGAATGACACAAGCAGGTCTCTCAAGATATTTGAGCAGAAAATATG ATGAAGATATGGTGGTCGAAAAGAAAAAGCTACTAGAAAAAATCCGTCTTCGGGGTACAGTAATTGTAAATCTAAGAGAAACTGCAAAGATCGAG GATCTCGCAACTATGATGGCAAAGGGTTCAAAAAGTAGATGGGGAAACTTCGTAGGTCTTGTTATGTTTCCTATATGGGTAAGATCTGAGGATGATCCATTAGAATACATCCGACGAGCCAAATCTACTATGGATGTTAAAAAGCTCTCCTTGGAATCACTTCTTTGCTACCAAGGCATCAAATTAGCCATGAAAATGTTCGGGGAAAag GTAGTAGAAACTCTTGTTAGGAGAATATTTGATCATACAACATTGGCATTTTCAAATGTGGTGGGTCCAGACGAAGAAACAAGTTTTTTTGGTCATCCAATGTCGTACGTCACAGCAAGCGCATTGGGTGGATCACAA GCTCTTATTATTCATTTCGTTAGCTACGTAGACAAGATTATCATCAATCTAGCAGTCGACACAACAGTGATTCCAGACCCTCATATACTGTGTGATGACTTGGTAGAGGCGCTCAATGTCATCAAACATGCTGCCTTGGAGAAAGGAGATCGTAAAATGGAGGTTTGA
- the LOC104782349 gene encoding O-acyltransferase WSD1-like codes for MTKLGDCIITKITLKKGIDMARNEQETAPTEPLSPVSQLFATPSLYCVIVLTLGLQTRCNPTAIVEGITKTWINLPRFSSKVEMKKNGKAFWIPVSVRLEDHVIVPDLDYSNIENPDQFIEDYTSNLANTPMDISKPLWEFHILNIKTSDAESLCIGKLHHSLGDGMSLMSLLLASSRKTSDPEALPTTAATKQHVDFNRRSWWLVGRFWLMIRIIFTTLIEVIKFFLTLCFLRDTKTPLIGKPGDRIRSTKIIHRIVSLDDVKLVKNTMKMVDILMFIVXXXXSRYLSKKFDEDMVVEKKLSLEKIRLSGTVVVNLRPDTKIEDLANMMAKGAKCRWGNFVGFVMFPLWIRSEDDPLEYIRRAKATMDMKKISMESLFFYGLVKFALKIFGKKIIEPIVKRLLDHTTLTFSNVIGPDEEVSFFGHPMSYVTASATGGPQALIIHFVSYVNKIIINLAVDTTVIPDPHLLCDDLVESLDIIKLAVLEKGVHKMEV; via the exons ATGACAAAGTTGGGAG ACtgtataataactaaaataactTTGAAAAAGGGAATAGACATGGCGAGAAATGAGCAAGAGACAGCACCAACGGAGCCGCTTAGCCCGGTTTCACAGCTGTTCGCTACACCGAGTCTCTACTGCGTCATTGTTTTAACTTTAGGGCTTCAAACTAGATGCAACCCAACCGCCATTGTAGAAGGTATCACGAAGACATGGATCAATCTCCCTCGCTTCTCTAGCAAAGTg gagatgaagaaaaatggaaaagcGTTTTGGATCCCTGTTAGTGTTCGACTAGAAGATCATGTTATTGTTCCAGATCTTGATTATTCCAACATTGAAAATCCTGATCAATTTATCGAAGACTATACTTCGAACCTAGCAAATACTCCAATGGACATTTCCAAACCTTTATGGGAATTTCATATACTGAATATAAAGACATCAGATGCAGAATCTTTGTGTATAGGAAAATTACATCATTCACTGGGTGATGGAATGTCTCTAATGTCTCTTCTACTCGCTAGTTCAAGAAAAACATCAGACCCCGAGGCTCTTCCTACTACTGCGGCTACAAAACAACATGTTGATTTCAATCGTAGGAGTTGGTGGTTGGTTGGGAGGTTTTGGTTAATGATAAGAATCATTTTCACAACTCTTATTGAAGTGATTAAGTTTTTTCTTACACTATGTTTCTTGCGAGATACAAAAACTCCTCTCATTGGTAAACCGGGAGACAGAATTCGATCAACAAAGATTATACATCGGATTGTAAGCCTTGATGATGTTAAGTTGGTGAAGAATACAATGAAGATGGTAgatatattaatgtttattgt NNNNNNNNNNNNNTCAAGATATTTGAGCAAAAAATTTG atgaagaTATGGTGGTCGAGAAGAAACTATCCTTAGAAAAAATTCGTCTAAGTGGTACGGTAGTTGTAAATTTAAGACCAGATACAAAGATCGAG GATCTCGCTAATATGATGGCAAAGGGTGCAAAGTGTAGATGGGGAAACTTTGTAGGCTTTGTTATGTTTCCTTTATGGATACGATCTGAGGATGATCCATTGGAATACATCCGGCGAGCCAAAGCTACTATGGATATGAAAAAAATCTCCATggaatcactttttttttatggactCGTCAAATTTGCCTTGAAAATATTCGggaaaaag ATAATCGAACCAATTGTGAAGAGATTATTGGATCACACAACATTGACATTTTCAAATGTGATCGGTCCAGACGAAGAAGTAAGTTTTTTTGGCCATCCCATGTCTTATGTCACCGCAAGCGCAACGGGTGGACCACAA GCTCTTATTATCCATTTCGTAAGCTACGTAAACAAGATTATCATCAATCTAGCTGTCGATACAACGGTGATTCCAGACCCTCATCTACTATGTGATGACTTGGTAGAATCGCTCGATATAATTAAACTCGCTGTCTTGGAGAAAGGAGTTCATAAAATGGAGGTTTGA
- the LOC104782352 gene encoding uncharacterized protein LOC104782352 isoform X1 has translation MQSSTPLGSTAVSPVSIKHNNSYGRIVSSSGVSLNRRRRHSSSLFLLSPSVSISHPPSKIKSGGVCNASQIVDLFPAVSPEIVVREARLEDCWEVAETHCSSFFPGYSFPLDVVLRVDRLMAMVMGFSVPPGCRRTCLVAVIGSSADEAICFGSEDFKIGAFDAKISLNKGYVAGILTVDTVADYLPRKGPLRQRRTGIAYISNVAVRENFRRKGIAKRLVWKAEALAKNWGCRAIGLHCDLNNLGATKLYKDQGFRCIKIPEGSTWPQPKTSPDTRFNFMMKLVNNNNNTQALEQFR, from the exons ATGCAGAGCAGCACACCGTTGGGGTCGACGGCGGTTTCACCAGTTTCAATCAAACACAACAACTCTTATGGCCGCATCGTTTCCTCTTCAGGAGTCTCTCTCAATCGTAGGAGACGCCACTCttcgtctctctttctcctctcgcCTAGTGTTTCTATTTCTCATCCTCCTTCCAAAATCAAATCAG gaGGAGTGTGCAATGCAAGTCAAATTGTTGATCTTTTTCCAGCGGTTTCACCTGAAATCGTTGTCCGGGAAGCAAGATTGGAAGACTGTTGGGAAGTGGCAGAGACTCACTGCAGTAGCTTCTTCCCTGGATATTCGTTCCCGCTCGATGTTGTTCTTAGAGTAGATAGGTTAATGGCTATGGTAATGGGATTTTCTGTTCCACCAGGGTGCCGGAGGACTTGTTTAGTTGCTGTGATAGGTAGTTCCGCAGATGAAGCCATCTGCTTTGGAAGTGAAGATTTCAAAATTGGAGCTTTTGATGCAAAGATCAGCTTAAACAAAGGTTATGTTGCTGGAATCTTGACTGTGGATACTGTGGCAGATTACCTTCCAAGGAAAGGACCTCTCCGCCAGAGAAG GACGGGGATCGCTTACATATCAAATGTGGCTGTTCGAGAGAATTTCCGGCGCAAAGGAATAGCCAAGAGACTTGTATGGAAAGCAGAGGCTTTAGCCAAGAACTGGGGATGTAGAGCTATCGGCCTTCACTGTGATCTCAACAACTTAGGAGCGACCAAGCTTTACAAAGATCAAGGTTTTAGATGCATCAAGATCCCTGAAGGATCGACTTGGCCACAACCAAAGACATCTCCAGACACCAGGTTTAACTTCATGATGAAGCTcgtgaacaacaacaacaatacacaAGCTCTTGAACAGTTTCGGTAA
- the LOC104782347 gene encoding uncharacterized protein LOC104782347, with amino-acid sequence MGTKWRKMKLALGLNLCTYLPRTLEDSPPPALNSTERLSDVALLSPLNWPMTPTPSSHGLKLSRNSSKSSKTCSICLNKMKEGGGHAIFTAECSHSFHFHCIASNVKHGNQVCPVCRAKWKEIPMQHPSFDLPYLFARPFNNDAAISLVHRLPRPRGVMNQGRVLAPEPSMFDDDERLEQQLVLSGKSYSDDALERNHPVRMMDLKIYPEVSAIPRAESREKFAVLVHLRAAAMVTGNANSLNNQISRYPRAPVDLVTVLDISGSMAGTKLALLKRAMGFVIQNLGSNDRLSVIAFSSTARRLFPLTKMSDAGRHRALQAVNSLVANGGTNIAEGLRKGVKVIEDRRDNNPVASIILLSDGRDTYTMNQPDPNYKLLLPLSMHGCESKRFQIPVHSFGFGSDHDASLMHSVSETSGGTFSFIESESVIQDALAQCIGGLLSVAVQELRLEIDGLCSDVHLSSIKAGSYGSHVSGDGRSGCVNIGDLYADEERDFLISINIPAQRDGNETPLLKMRCVYKDLLTKEIVTLQSHVLKIQRPETVCQQVGVSIEVDRQRNRFLAAEAMVKARALAEGEDLAAGVTVIQNFRLALAETVSAKSGDGFCVSLDRELKEMQERMASRHVYEVSGRAYILSGLSSHSWQRATARGESGDGSSFVHAYYQTPSMVEMLHRSQATSHHHRLIHPLLSFASQPKPM; translated from the exons ATGGGAACTAAATGGAGGAAAATGAAACTGGCTTTGGGTTTGAATCTCTGCACATACCTCCCAAGAACCCTAGAGGATTCACCACCTCCTGCTTTAAACTCTACAGAGAGATTATCTGATGTTGCTCTGCTCTCTCCTCTTAACTGGCCTATGACTCCAACACCTTCCTCTCACGGCCTTAAATTGTCCAGAAACAGCTCTAAATCTTCAAAG ACATGTTCTATATGCTTGAATAAGATGAAAGAAGGAGGAGGACATGCGATTTTCACAGCGGAGTGCTCGCATTCGTTTCATTTTCACTGCATTGCTTCGAATGTGAAACACGGAAACCAAGTTTGCCCTGTGTGCCGTGCAAAGTGGAAGGAGATCCCAATGCAGCACCCAAGTTTTGATCTTCCTTATCTTTTTGCTCGACCTTTTAACAATGATGCAGCTATTAGCCTTGTCCACCGCTTACCTAGACCTCGTGGAGTTATGAATCAAGGACGAGTTCTTGCTCCTGAGCCGTCtatgtttgatgatgatgaacggTTAGAGCAGCAGCTTGTGCTTTCTGGGAAGAGCTATAGTGATGATGCTTTGGAGAGGAATCATCCTGTAAGAATGATGGACTTGAAAATATATCCCGAGGTTTCCGCTATACCACGAGCTGAATCCCGTGAGAAGTTTGCTGTATTGGTGCATCTGAGAGCTGCTGCCATGGTCACTGGAAATGCCAACTCCCTCAACAACCAGATATCTCGGTATCCTCGAGCTCCAGTTGATCTTGTCACTGTCCTTGACATTAGTGGTAGCATGGCTGGAACTAAACTGGCTCTACTCAAACGGGCAATGGGTTTTGTGATTCAGAATCTTGGTTCAAACGATAGGCTCTCGGTTATTGCTTTCTCTTCTACTGCTCGTCGTCTTTTTCCTTTGACTAAGATGTCTGATGCTGGAAGGCACCGAGCCCTTCAAGCTGTAAACTCATTGGTTGCGAATGGCGGGACCAACATCGCTGAAGGGCTTAGGAAAGGTGTCAAGGTGATAGAAGATAGAAGAGATAACAATCCCGTTGCTAGCATTATCCTTTTGTCTGATGGACGAGATACATATACCATGAACCAACCTGATCCAAACTACAAGTTGTTACTCCCGTTGTCTATGCACGGCTGTGAAAGCAAGCGGTTTCAGATCCCGGTtcattcttttggttttggatcaGATCATGATGCTTCACTGATGCATTCTGTTTCTGAAACCTCTGGGGGAACTTTCTCTTTCATTGAGAGCGAATCTGTGATCCAAGATGCTCTTGCACAGTGCATTGGTGGACTTTTAAGCGTTGCAGTACAGGAGCTACGGTTAGAAATCGATGGTCTGTGCTCAGATGTTCATCTCAGCTCGATTAAAGCTGGGAGTTACGGGAGCCATGTTAGTGGTGATGGTAGGTCAGGATGTGTTAATATTGGTGATCTTTATGCTGATGAAGAGCGGGATTTCTTGATATCTATCAACATCCCTGCTCAGAGAGATGGAAATGAGACACCACTTCTGAAAATGAGATGTGTCTACAAAGATCTTCTGACAAAAGAAATTGTGACCCTTCAAAGTCATGTGCTTAAGATTCAAAGACCAGAAACCGTTTGTCAACAAGTTGGTGTGTCCATTGAAGTGGACAGGCAAAGAAACAGATTTCTAGCTGCGGAGGCAATGGTAAAGGCCAGAGCTTTAGCAGAGGGAGAAGATTTAGCCGCAGGTGTCACCGTGATCCAGAATTTCAGACTGGCTTTGGCAGAGACAGTGTCAGCAAAATCGGGTGACGGGTTTTGTGTCTCTTTGGACCGAGAGCTAAAGGAAATGCAAGAAAGAATGGCGAGTAGGCATGTCTACGAGGTGTCGGGAAGAGCTTACATTCTTTCTGGACTTAGTTCACACTCATGGCAAAGAGCAACAGCAAGAGGAGAATCAGGAGACGGTTCAAGCTTTGTCCATGCATATTACCAAACCCCATCAATGGTTGAGATGCTACACCGATCTCAGGCCACATCACATCATCATAGACTGATCCACCCTTTGTTATCCTTTGCATCTCAACCAAAGCCAATgtga